From one Bordetella genomosp. 9 genomic stretch:
- a CDS encoding potassium transporter Kup, producing MTTGTASAPTLAAPHHAPSSKAALMIGALGVVYGDIGTSPLYTLRQCLVGYGDLQPAHVLGVLSILFWMLMLVVSFKYVMLVLRADNRGEGGTLALLELAIRGRQGKVRMLLIALAIFGAALFYGDSMITPAISVLSALEGISVVSHRFEHWVVPLSLVVLVGLFMVQSHGTGVMGKLFGPIMGLWFATLAVLGAWQIFQTPAILQALNPMWGLHFVIESPRASFVLLGSVVLALTGAEALYADMGHFGRGAIRRAWFWMVAPALTLCYFGQGALLLRDPKAIANPFFLLAPEWGVVPLVCLATVATIIASQAVISGAYSMTRQAVQLGYWPRMEILHTSAIEKGQIYLPQVNALLLVAVLVLVVVFRSSDNLAAAYGFAVTGTMLTTSVLLLSLMSRAAVSGPRRAMWWAILGFLLVFDLLLFSANALKVEEGGWLPLLVGIVVFTLMLTWRRGRYLLSRQQQRDRQPLGEFMEQLEQFPPARVHGTAIFMTMNPGNVPPALLHNLKHNKVLHDHVVFLTIRSADVPYVSPEERFSLTKLSASSWQAVLTYGFKEEPDVPEALREVAEAYPEVDLEPMRTSYYLSRQTVVAAKRPAMRGWRRAVFAFMARNSTRSTKFFKIPPNRVVEMGMQVEL from the coding sequence ATGACGACCGGAACCGCAAGCGCGCCCACCCTGGCGGCGCCGCACCACGCGCCTTCTTCCAAGGCCGCCTTGATGATAGGAGCGCTGGGGGTCGTCTACGGCGATATCGGCACCAGTCCGCTCTATACCTTGCGCCAGTGCCTGGTGGGATATGGCGACCTGCAGCCCGCCCACGTGCTGGGTGTGCTCTCCATCCTGTTCTGGATGCTGATGCTGGTGGTGTCGTTCAAGTACGTCATGCTGGTGCTGCGGGCGGACAACCGGGGCGAAGGCGGCACGCTGGCCCTGCTGGAGCTGGCCATACGCGGACGGCAGGGCAAGGTGCGGATGCTGTTGATCGCGCTGGCTATCTTCGGCGCGGCCCTGTTCTACGGCGACAGCATGATCACGCCGGCCATTTCGGTGCTGTCGGCGCTGGAAGGCATCAGCGTCGTGTCGCACCGCTTCGAACATTGGGTGGTGCCCCTGTCCCTGGTCGTGCTGGTCGGCCTGTTCATGGTCCAGTCGCATGGCACGGGCGTGATGGGTAAATTGTTCGGTCCCATCATGGGATTGTGGTTCGCCACGCTGGCGGTGCTGGGGGCATGGCAGATCTTCCAGACGCCGGCCATCCTGCAGGCCTTGAACCCGATGTGGGGCCTGCACTTCGTCATCGAATCGCCGCGCGCGAGTTTCGTGCTGCTGGGGTCGGTGGTGCTGGCCCTGACGGGCGCGGAAGCGCTCTATGCCGATATGGGGCATTTCGGCCGCGGCGCCATCCGCCGCGCCTGGTTCTGGATGGTCGCGCCCGCGTTGACGCTGTGCTATTTCGGCCAGGGCGCGCTGCTGCTGCGCGATCCCAAGGCGATCGCCAATCCTTTCTTTCTGCTCGCGCCGGAGTGGGGTGTCGTGCCGCTGGTGTGCCTGGCGACCGTGGCCACCATCATCGCATCGCAGGCGGTCATTTCCGGCGCGTATTCGATGACGCGCCAGGCCGTCCAGCTGGGCTACTGGCCGCGCATGGAAATCCTGCACACCTCCGCGATCGAGAAGGGCCAGATCTACCTGCCGCAGGTCAACGCGCTGCTGCTGGTCGCGGTGCTGGTGCTGGTGGTGGTGTTCCGCAGCTCCGACAACCTGGCGGCGGCATATGGCTTCGCGGTGACGGGGACCATGCTGACCACGTCCGTATTGCTGCTGTCGCTGATGTCGCGCGCCGCCGTCAGCGGGCCGCGCCGCGCCATGTGGTGGGCCATACTGGGCTTCCTGCTGGTGTTCGACCTGTTGCTGTTCTCGGCCAACGCGCTGAAAGTGGAAGAGGGCGGCTGGCTGCCCTTGCTGGTCGGGATCGTGGTGTTCACGCTGATGCTGACGTGGCGGCGTGGCCGCTACCTGCTCAGCCGCCAGCAGCAGCGCGACCGCCAGCCGCTGGGTGAATTCATGGAGCAGCTGGAGCAGTTCCCGCCCGCGCGCGTGCACGGCACCGCCATATTCATGACGATGAATCCGGGCAACGTGCCGCCCGCGCTGCTGCACAACCTGAAGCACAACAAGGTGCTGCACGACCACGTGGTGTTCCTGACGATACGCAGTGCCGACGTGCCCTATGTATCGCCGGAAGAACGGTTTTCGCTGACCAAGCTGAGCGCTTCCAGCTGGCAGGCCGTGCTGACCTACGGTTTCAAGGAAGAGCCCGACGTGCCGGAAGCCTTGCGCGAAGTGGCCGAGGCATATCCGGAAGTCGATCTGGAGCCGATGCGCACGTCCTATTATCTTTCGCGGCAGACGGTGGTGGCCGCCAAGCGCCCGGCCATGCGCGGCTGGCGCCGCGCGGTGTTCGCCTTCATGGCGCGCAACTCCACCCGCAGCACCAAGTTCTTCAAGATTCCACCCAACCGCGTGGTGGAAATGGGCATGCAGGTGGAGCTCTAG
- a CDS encoding MotA/TolQ/ExbB proton channel family protein, with product MSIAHHIAMVLAQATPAAPAAPGAGQAAGTALQAPAMQGAAAPLPTPDMGIMHFVAQSDVVGKTLFVILLLMSLITWYLIVVKAINSAMIRKRSQDFLNKFWSSSSLEQVENEIATHGARDPFSHLASHAMHAQAHHAKYGAVTLSEAGSNGEFVTRTMRKVIDEETAKLENGLTVLASVGSTAPFVGLFGTVWGVYHALVGIGMADGVTINRIAGPVGEALIMTGLGLAVAIPAVLAYNAFVRKNRVFLSRLDAFAHDLFAFLTTGQQVALSDGKVRAMRRTGAHPVRGSE from the coding sequence ATGTCCATCGCACACCACATCGCCATGGTGCTGGCGCAGGCCACGCCCGCCGCGCCGGCTGCCCCCGGCGCGGGGCAGGCTGCCGGGACGGCGCTGCAGGCGCCCGCCATGCAGGGGGCGGCCGCGCCGCTGCCGACGCCCGACATGGGCATCATGCATTTCGTCGCGCAGAGCGACGTCGTCGGCAAGACGCTGTTCGTCATCCTGCTACTGATGTCCCTGATCACCTGGTACCTGATCGTCGTCAAGGCGATCAACAGCGCCATGATCCGCAAGCGTTCGCAGGATTTCCTCAACAAGTTCTGGAGCTCCAGTTCGCTGGAGCAGGTCGAAAACGAAATCGCCACGCATGGCGCGCGCGATCCGTTCTCGCACTTGGCGTCCCACGCCATGCACGCGCAGGCGCACCATGCCAAGTACGGCGCCGTGACGCTTTCCGAGGCGGGGTCCAATGGCGAGTTCGTGACGCGCACGATGCGCAAGGTGATCGACGAAGAAACCGCCAAGCTCGAAAACGGGCTGACCGTACTGGCCTCGGTCGGGTCCACCGCGCCTTTCGTCGGCCTGTTCGGCACGGTGTGGGGCGTCTACCACGCCCTGGTGGGCATCGGCATGGCCGATGGCGTCACCATCAACCGTATCGCCGGCCCGGTGGGCGAGGCGCTGATCATGACCGGCCTGGGCCTGGCGGTGGCCATTCCGGCGGTGCTGGCCTATAACGCTTTCGTGCGCAAGAATCGCGTTTTCCTGTCGCGGCTCGACGCCTTCGCGCACGATCTGTTCGCATTCCTGACCACGGGTCAGCAGGTGGCCCTGTCGGACGGCAAAGTACGGGCGATGCGCCGCACCGGCGCGCATCCGGTGCGTGGGAGCGAGTAA
- a CDS encoding amidase: MRYWTLSRSLQALRQGEVTAESLVDACAEAFADSHARINALVLQDYAAAQAQARRADAARKRGEPLGALHGIPFSIKESFDVAGWPTTCGDPAHAGQLAARDADVVQRLRAAGAILVGKSNVPLHLRDWQSYNALYGTTRNPRDPSRTPGGSSGGSAAAVCTGMSVFDVGSDIGSSLRNPAHYCGVFSHKSSHGLVSLRGHGIRNTDPAPDINVAGPVARSAVDLEIVLRVLAGNDGQAGQARTPLPAAPDRAPSGFRVAVLPTHSFAPVDAEVSRVIEDLGRQLQGQGMRVSWNARPAIEAEALWRTYILMLRAATSAYMTDAAYEAACERAGRADPADLSYATLQYVGATLDHRTWLRLADIRRGIAQAWADFFTDHDVLLCPAAATAAFELNEQGDPWQRSLNVNGAPQPMTTQLFWAGHSGLCGLPSTVAPAGLTPAGLPVGVQIVAARSHDLTSLHFAQWLERQGHAFQPPTITHAA; encoded by the coding sequence CTGCGCTACTGGACCTTGTCTCGCAGCCTGCAAGCGTTGAGGCAAGGCGAGGTCACCGCCGAATCGCTTGTGGATGCCTGCGCCGAGGCCTTTGCCGACAGTCATGCGCGGATCAATGCGCTGGTGCTTCAGGACTACGCAGCCGCGCAAGCCCAGGCGCGTCGCGCCGATGCCGCGCGCAAGCGCGGCGAGCCGCTGGGCGCCCTGCACGGCATTCCCTTTTCCATCAAGGAAAGCTTCGACGTCGCCGGCTGGCCGACGACCTGCGGCGACCCCGCGCATGCCGGGCAGTTGGCGGCACGCGATGCCGATGTCGTGCAGCGCCTGCGGGCCGCAGGCGCCATCCTGGTAGGCAAATCCAATGTCCCGCTCCATTTACGTGACTGGCAAAGCTACAACGCCCTCTACGGCACGACACGCAACCCGCGCGACCCGTCCCGCACGCCGGGAGGCTCTTCCGGCGGCAGCGCCGCGGCGGTCTGCACGGGCATGAGCGTGTTCGACGTGGGTTCCGATATCGGCTCTTCCCTGCGCAACCCTGCCCACTATTGCGGGGTCTTTTCGCACAAAAGCAGCCACGGCCTGGTATCGCTGCGGGGCCACGGCATACGCAATACGGATCCCGCCCCCGACATCAACGTCGCCGGTCCTGTCGCGCGGTCCGCGGTGGACCTGGAAATCGTGCTGCGGGTACTGGCCGGGAATGACGGACAGGCCGGCCAGGCGCGTACGCCGCTGCCAGCCGCACCGGACCGTGCGCCCAGCGGGTTTCGCGTGGCAGTGCTGCCCACGCATTCCTTCGCGCCCGTCGATGCGGAGGTTTCCCGCGTCATCGAAGACCTGGGACGGCAACTGCAAGGCCAGGGTATGCGGGTCTCCTGGAACGCCAGGCCGGCCATCGAGGCGGAAGCGCTTTGGCGGACCTACATTTTGATGTTGCGCGCCGCGACCTCGGCCTACATGACCGACGCCGCCTACGAGGCGGCATGCGAACGTGCGGGTCGCGCGGACCCTGCCGACCTGTCCTACGCGACGCTGCAGTATGTCGGGGCGACGCTGGATCACCGGACCTGGCTCAGGCTGGCTGACATCCGGCGCGGTATCGCACAGGCGTGGGCTGATTTCTTCACCGATCACGATGTCTTGCTATGCCCTGCCGCCGCCACGGCGGCCTTCGAGCTGAATGAGCAGGGAGACCCTTGGCAACGCAGCCTGAACGTCAACGGGGCACCCCAGCCCATGACGACCCAATTGTTCTGGGCGGGACATTCTGGACTATGCGGCCTGCCGTCTACCGTCGCCCCCGCCGGACTCACGCCTGCCGGCTTGCCGGTAGGCGTGCAGATCGTCGCGGCACGCTCGCATGACCTGACTTCGCTGCATTTCGCGCAATGGCTGGAGCGGCAGGGCCATGCCTTCCAGCCGCCCACGATCACGCACGCGGCCTGA
- a CDS encoding MFS transporter, translating into MFTWFTELSRMERKGFYGAFLGHAVDVFDFMIYSFLISTLLAQWNMSKAEAGAIVTYTLVSSLVGAILAGVLADRYGRVRVLRWTIVVFAFACFLCGLSQNPQQLMIFRIIQGLGFGGESSLCMVLVTEMIRNPAHRGKYSGFTASSYSFGWGAAALAYAAMYALMPPEYAWRACFFLGILPALVVIYLRRNLVEPEIFIAARSAAGKELRKPDPLRVVKSPLLIKTVLCSLLSGGMLGGYYAIATWLPTYLKMERGLSVFGTSSYLVVMILGSFLGYVAGAYATDRFGRRATYVLFAVGAMAMALIYMLIPISNTSMLFLGFPMGILMQGMFSGIGATLSESYPSSVRATGYGVSYNAGRVIGSLFPLSVGWLSGGTLALGVSIAVVAGVGYALVIVSALLLPETNGLDLSRIEEDGAAPSDGLDIAPAASATRAG; encoded by the coding sequence ATGTTCACCTGGTTCACCGAGTTGTCACGCATGGAGCGCAAGGGCTTCTATGGCGCGTTCCTGGGGCATGCGGTCGATGTCTTCGACTTCATGATCTACTCGTTCCTGATCTCGACCCTGCTTGCGCAATGGAACATGAGCAAGGCCGAGGCCGGCGCCATCGTTACTTACACCCTGGTCTCGTCACTGGTCGGCGCAATATTGGCGGGGGTGCTTGCCGATCGTTATGGACGCGTGCGCGTGCTGCGTTGGACCATCGTTGTATTCGCCTTCGCGTGCTTTCTGTGTGGACTATCGCAGAACCCGCAGCAACTGATGATTTTCCGCATCATCCAGGGACTGGGCTTCGGCGGCGAATCGTCGCTATGCATGGTGCTGGTGACCGAGATGATCCGCAACCCGGCGCACCGCGGCAAATACTCCGGCTTTACCGCCAGCAGCTACTCATTCGGCTGGGGCGCCGCCGCCTTGGCCTATGCCGCCATGTACGCCCTGATGCCGCCCGAATATGCATGGCGCGCCTGCTTTTTCCTGGGCATCCTGCCGGCCCTGGTCGTCATCTATCTGCGGCGGAATCTGGTTGAACCGGAAATCTTCATCGCGGCGCGGTCTGCCGCCGGAAAAGAGCTGCGCAAGCCGGATCCGCTGCGGGTGGTGAAGTCTCCGCTGCTGATCAAGACCGTGCTTTGCAGCCTGCTGTCCGGCGGCATGCTGGGCGGCTACTACGCGATCGCGACATGGCTGCCCACTTACCTGAAAATGGAGCGCGGGCTCTCGGTGTTCGGCACGAGTTCCTATCTGGTGGTCATGATTCTCGGCTCTTTCCTGGGCTACGTGGCAGGCGCCTACGCCACGGACCGCTTCGGGCGCCGGGCCACCTACGTCCTGTTCGCGGTCGGTGCCATGGCCATGGCGCTGATCTACATGCTGATTCCGATTTCGAACACCTCCATGCTGTTCCTGGGATTTCCCATGGGCATTCTCATGCAGGGCATGTTTTCCGGAATCGGCGCCACCCTGTCCGAATCCTATCCCAGCAGCGTGCGCGCGACCGGCTACGGCGTCTCGTATAACGCGGGACGCGTCATCGGTTCGCTGTTTCCGCTAAGCGTCGGCTGGCTGAGCGGCGGCACCCTGGCGCTGGGCGTCTCCATCGCGGTGGTCGCGGGCGTCGGCTATGCCCTGGTGATCGTGTCCGCGCTGCTGCTGCCCGAGACCAATGGACTGGACCTGTCCCGCATCGAGGAAGACGGCGCCGCACCGTCCGACGGATTGGACATCGCGCCGGCGGCGAGCGCCACGCGCGCCGGTTGA
- a CDS encoding energy transducer TonB — MPSNKRSSWSTSSNSSLGVRLGAGIVVVAVHAVVAGAMLSTEEVVPLPPESQPIMVSVVEAPVPQVAKAPETPEPPKPEVQPPTPPEPQVQPQPEPDPTPPEKAEPEPEPEPVIEKPVEPAPKPKPKPKPQPKPKPQPVKETPPPKPVEPPPAPPSPPTGAPDGATTTQAPRQGPPRDQPETVSNIEYLGAGPSAVYPMASKRRREEGRVTVLVVVNPQGVIERATVVASSGFPRLDEAALDAVRRVRFKPYTRNGVAYTVQARIPFDFNIRN, encoded by the coding sequence ATGCCTAGCAACAAACGAAGCAGTTGGTCCACATCGTCGAATTCTTCCCTGGGCGTCAGGCTGGGAGCGGGAATCGTCGTGGTGGCCGTGCATGCCGTGGTCGCGGGCGCCATGCTCTCCACCGAGGAGGTGGTGCCGCTTCCCCCGGAAAGCCAGCCCATCATGGTCAGCGTGGTGGAAGCGCCAGTCCCGCAGGTCGCGAAGGCGCCCGAGACGCCCGAACCGCCCAAACCCGAGGTTCAGCCGCCCACGCCGCCGGAGCCGCAGGTCCAGCCCCAGCCCGAACCGGATCCGACCCCGCCGGAAAAAGCCGAGCCCGAGCCGGAACCCGAACCCGTCATCGAAAAGCCGGTGGAGCCCGCGCCCAAGCCCAAACCGAAGCCCAAGCCACAGCCCAAGCCGAAGCCTCAGCCGGTCAAGGAAACGCCGCCGCCCAAGCCCGTGGAGCCGCCGCCGGCACCGCCTTCGCCACCCACCGGCGCGCCCGATGGCGCCACGACGACCCAGGCGCCGCGCCAGGGTCCGCCACGCGATCAGCCCGAAACCGTCTCCAACATCGAGTATCTGGGCGCGGGGCCGTCCGCGGTCTATCCCATGGCGTCGAAGCGGCGCCGGGAAGAAGGCCGGGTGACGGTGCTGGTGGTCGTCAACCCCCAGGGCGTGATCGAAAGAGCGACGGTCGTGGCGTCTTCCGGTTTCCCCCGGTTGGACGAAGCCGCGCTGGATGCCGTGCGCCGGGTCCGATTCAAGCCCTATACGCGCAACGGCGTCGCCTATACGGTCCAGGCACGTATTCCGTTCGATTTCAATATAAGGAACTGA
- the argG gene encoding argininosuccinate synthase: protein MATILQHIPVGQKVGIAFSGGLDTSAALHWMREKGAVPFAYTANLGQPDEPDYDEIPRRAMQYGAEKARLVDCRSQLVAEGIAALQSGAFHISTAGITYFNTTPIGRAVTGTMLVAAMKEDNVNIWGDGSTFKGNDIERFYRYGLLTNPELKIYKPWLDQAFIDELGGRAEMSEYMRQSGFEYRMSAEKAYSTDSNMLGATHEAKDLEHLNSGIRIVQPIMGVAFWRDDVDVKREEVSVRFVEGRPVALNGVEYNDPVALMLEANRIGGRHGLGMSDQIENRIIEAKSRGIYEAPGMALLFIAYERLVTGIHNEDTIEQYRENGRKLGRLLYQGRWFDPQAIMLRETAQRWVARAVTGEVTIELRRGNDYSIVNTESENLTYKPERLTMEKGESVFSPQDRIGQLTMRNLDIVDTRDKLFTYVKAGLLAPSAGAALPQLKDEKK from the coding sequence ATGGCAACCATCCTTCAGCACATCCCCGTCGGCCAGAAGGTCGGCATCGCGTTTTCAGGCGGGCTGGACACCAGCGCCGCGCTTCACTGGATGCGCGAAAAGGGCGCCGTGCCCTTTGCCTATACCGCCAACCTGGGCCAGCCGGACGAGCCCGACTACGACGAAATCCCGCGCCGGGCCATGCAGTACGGCGCCGAAAAGGCCCGTCTGGTGGATTGCCGCAGCCAGCTCGTGGCCGAAGGCATCGCCGCGCTGCAAAGCGGCGCCTTCCATATTTCCACCGCCGGCATCACGTATTTCAATACGACCCCGATCGGCCGCGCCGTCACGGGCACCATGCTGGTGGCCGCGATGAAGGAAGACAACGTCAATATCTGGGGCGACGGCAGCACGTTCAAGGGCAACGACATCGAGCGCTTCTACCGCTACGGCCTGCTCACCAATCCGGAACTCAAGATCTACAAGCCCTGGCTGGACCAGGCCTTCATCGATGAGCTCGGCGGCCGCGCGGAAATGTCGGAATACATGCGCCAGTCCGGCTTCGAATACCGCATGTCGGCGGAAAAGGCGTATTCCACTGATTCGAACATGCTGGGCGCCACGCACGAAGCCAAGGACCTGGAACACCTGAATTCAGGCATCCGCATCGTGCAGCCCATCATGGGCGTCGCCTTCTGGCGCGACGACGTCGACGTCAAGCGCGAAGAAGTCAGCGTGCGTTTCGTCGAAGGCCGCCCGGTGGCGTTGAACGGCGTGGAGTACAACGACCCGGTCGCGCTGATGCTGGAAGCCAATCGCATCGGCGGGCGCCATGGCCTGGGCATGAGCGACCAGATCGAGAACCGCATCATCGAAGCCAAGAGCCGCGGCATCTACGAAGCCCCGGGCATGGCCCTGCTGTTCATCGCCTACGAACGCCTGGTCACCGGCATCCACAACGAAGACACCATCGAGCAGTATCGCGAAAATGGCCGCAAGCTCGGCCGCCTGCTGTACCAGGGCCGCTGGTTCGACCCGCAGGCCATCATGCTGCGCGAAACGGCGCAGCGCTGGGTGGCGCGCGCCGTCACCGGCGAAGTCACGATAGAGCTGCGCCGCGGGAACGACTACTCCATCGTCAACACCGAATCGGAAAACCTGACCTACAAGCCCGAGCGCCTGACCATGGAAAAGGGCGAATCCGTGTTCTCGCCGCAGGACCGTATCGGCCAACTGACCATGCGCAACCTGGATATCGTCGATACGCGCGACAAGCTGTTCACCTACGTCAAGGCCGGCCTGCTGGCCCCGTCGGCGGGCGCCGCGCTGCCGCAGCTGAAAGACGAAAAGAAGTAG
- a CDS encoding sensor histidine kinase: MPAILLLVLLDLALTWVMTHKIDMTLWELEDFFLLMVVGQIILMSLFAWVVVHGVRSGLRSVNLLSEEIRQRSIDDMQPLEVAGVPAEMEPLVLHTNDLLARLDSSLAAQRRFIGHAAHQLRTPLSGLRLESELMLARPLPDDVRARAERIKAVSDRMIRLGQQLLVLARADPNARPQDSFVRIDLCEWVRASGAEWIPRVRAAQFELDLNAPEAPVWVDADPLLLDELLGNLIDNALRYGPPGGRITLTVGNNPPSLTVMDDGPGIPVEDQDRVFEAFYRSPAATAGGSGLGLAIVREIAHAHGAWWKLSSRPEFPGTRLTVVFPGPRKGAQLTRHDIHV; encoded by the coding sequence CTGCCCGCCATCCTGCTGCTCGTCCTGCTGGACCTGGCCCTGACATGGGTCATGACGCACAAGATCGACATGACCCTCTGGGAGCTGGAAGATTTCTTCCTGCTGATGGTGGTCGGCCAGATCATCCTGATGTCGCTGTTCGCCTGGGTGGTCGTCCATGGCGTGCGTTCCGGCCTGCGGTCCGTCAACCTGCTGTCGGAAGAGATCCGGCAACGCTCGATCGACGATATGCAGCCGCTGGAAGTCGCCGGCGTCCCCGCCGAGATGGAGCCCCTGGTACTGCACACCAACGATCTGCTCGCGCGCCTGGACTCGTCCCTGGCGGCGCAGCGCCGCTTCATCGGCCACGCCGCGCATCAGCTGCGCACGCCCTTGAGCGGGCTGCGGCTGGAATCGGAATTGATGCTCGCCCGGCCCTTGCCGGACGACGTGCGCGCCCGCGCCGAACGTATCAAGGCCGTCAGCGACCGGATGATCCGCCTGGGACAGCAGTTGCTGGTACTGGCCCGCGCCGATCCCAATGCCCGTCCGCAGGACAGCTTCGTGCGCATCGATCTATGCGAATGGGTGCGCGCCAGCGGGGCGGAATGGATACCGCGGGTGCGCGCCGCCCAATTTGAACTGGACCTGAACGCGCCGGAGGCACCGGTCTGGGTCGACGCCGATCCGCTGCTGCTGGATGAACTGCTGGGCAATCTCATCGACAATGCCCTGCGCTACGGCCCGCCCGGCGGCCGGATCACGCTGACGGTGGGCAACAACCCGCCCAGCCTGACCGTCATGGACGACGGGCCGGGCATCCCGGTCGAGGACCAGGACCGGGTATTCGAAGCGTTTTACCGATCGCCCGCCGCGACCGCGGGCGGTTCCGGCCTGGGCCTGGCCATCGTCCGCGAAATCGCACACGCGCACGGCGCGTGGTGGAAGCTTTCCAGCCGCCCCGAATTTCCGGGCACGCGCCTGACCGTGGTGTTTCCCGGTCCTCGCAAGGGCGCTCAATTGACCCGACACGACATTCACGTATGA
- a CDS encoding ExbD/TolR family protein: MAFGGFDNKGSGGHAMSEINMVPLIDVMLVLLVIFIITAPLLAHSIRINMPQVSAEPVKEEPKTIDLAIDANGQLFWDDQPVLEAELASRFAAAAGGQPQPELRIRADLNTRYETLAKVMGAARRSGLGRIGFVTNPAPATPAGTPAQGAAPAPAR; encoded by the coding sequence ATGGCCTTCGGCGGATTCGACAACAAGGGTTCCGGCGGGCACGCGATGTCGGAAATCAACATGGTGCCGCTGATCGACGTCATGCTGGTGCTGCTGGTGATTTTCATCATCACCGCCCCATTGCTGGCCCATTCGATCCGGATCAATATGCCGCAGGTCAGCGCGGAGCCGGTCAAGGAAGAGCCCAAGACCATCGATCTGGCGATCGATGCCAATGGGCAGCTGTTCTGGGACGATCAGCCCGTCCTGGAGGCGGAACTGGCCAGTCGCTTCGCGGCGGCGGCCGGCGGGCAGCCCCAGCCCGAGCTCCGCATCCGGGCCGACCTGAATACCCGTTACGAAACCCTGGCGAAGGTCATGGGCGCGGCGCGCCGCTCCGGCCTGGGGCGTATCGGCTTCGTGACCAACCCCGCGCCGGCCACGCCGGCTGGCACGCCCGCCCAGGGCGCGGCGCCGGCGCCCGCCCGTTGA
- a CDS encoding response regulator transcription factor, translated as MRVLVIEDDTTLGHALQEFLADQGYAVDWLTDGDKVLGALAGQPYDLLLLDLNLPGMSGLDVLRQLRVDGNQVPVLILTARDGLEDRVAGLDAGADDYVTKPFELPELAARVRAFFRRRSGQAQPLVEVGPLVFDTVGREVRVHGERLSLSVRELSVLEMLMARVGRVVTKRQIVNSLSAWDADFSENAVEVYVYRLRKRLEGTGASIQTVRGFGYLLDVEAA; from the coding sequence ATGCGAGTACTCGTAATCGAAGACGACACAACCCTGGGCCATGCGCTGCAGGAGTTTCTGGCCGACCAGGGGTATGCGGTCGATTGGCTCACCGACGGCGACAAGGTTCTGGGCGCCCTGGCGGGCCAACCTTACGATCTGCTTCTGCTCGATCTCAACCTTCCCGGCATGAGCGGCCTGGACGTCCTGCGCCAACTGCGGGTGGACGGCAATCAGGTGCCGGTGCTCATACTCACGGCGCGCGACGGTCTTGAAGACCGCGTGGCCGGGCTGGACGCGGGGGCGGACGACTACGTCACCAAACCCTTCGAACTGCCCGAACTTGCCGCCCGGGTGCGCGCCTTTTTCCGGCGGCGCAGCGGGCAGGCGCAGCCGCTGGTCGAAGTCGGCCCCCTGGTTTTCGACACCGTTGGGCGCGAAGTCCGCGTCCACGGCGAACGCCTGTCGCTTTCCGTGCGTGAACTTTCCGTCCTGGAAATGCTGATGGCGCGCGTCGGTCGCGTCGTCACCAAGCGGCAGATCGTCAATTCCTTGTCCGCCTGGGACGCCGATTTCAGCGAAAACGCGGTGGAAGTCTACGTGTACCGCCTGCGCAAGCGCCTGGAAGGCACGGGTGCCAGTATTCAAACCGTGCGCGGCTTCGGCTACCTGCTGGATGTGGAAGCGGCCTGA